The Desulfovibrio porci genome contains a region encoding:
- a CDS encoding SurA N-terminal domain-containing protein, which produces MLDYIRSNAQSFGVKVAFGVIILVFVFWGVGSFNDRDSVNVVAIVNGDPILVQQFEQAYRNAEESVLRNNPGITREQLKEQHLGRQVLRELIQQTLLTQEAARAGISVTPLELRQAVGGIKAFQDAQGRFDPEAYTRVLAAQRISPAQYEKDMSDQLLREKIFTLITAPVWVDPDEAQNRYNFLRERRVVDYFFIPAKKFADEVKVTDQDVTAYYDAHKQDFAIPPKVDVAYVSVSPETLVRPESVSEADAQKWYEANKSRFEEQAQVKAAHILVPLAENAPADAEKKAREDVAKIQAELKSGKDFAAVADAHNGPNAAGPGGELGWIARGKTVKPFEDAAFALEAGQVSGPVRSPFGLHIIKVEAKKPGGLKPFKDALQEARQGLAQEQGADRLHDVLDSLIEDNILGKPLAESAARFGLKAEQSGLLSQSELERTLGVTSGGAATLIATAPGAPVDTALEAGDKYLVARVIKSEPASTRPLSAVKEAIVAKLTAEKALKAAMESAAARRKELKGGPLPEALKAGLDIKTAPAMERGGNLADFAPDAALSEAVFAARPGTWLPAAYAVDGKSEGPGALLCRVAAVQPPDPQEWNTVRDLMANGVSRERVDGLYQLFMQNLASKAKVEVLNTNIVDRVNM; this is translated from the coding sequence ATGCTCGATTATATCCGTTCCAACGCACAGTCTTTCGGCGTCAAAGTGGCCTTCGGCGTCATCATCCTGGTCTTTGTCTTCTGGGGCGTCGGCAGCTTCAATGACAGGGATTCGGTCAATGTGGTGGCCATCGTCAACGGCGACCCCATCCTGGTCCAGCAGTTCGAGCAGGCCTACCGCAATGCGGAGGAATCGGTGCTGCGCAATAATCCCGGCATCACCCGCGAGCAGCTCAAGGAGCAGCATCTGGGTCGTCAGGTGCTGCGCGAGCTGATTCAGCAGACCCTGCTGACCCAGGAAGCCGCGCGCGCGGGCATCAGCGTGACGCCGCTGGAGCTGCGGCAGGCCGTGGGCGGGATCAAGGCCTTTCAGGACGCCCAGGGCCGTTTCGACCCTGAAGCCTATACCCGCGTGCTGGCCGCCCAGCGGATCAGCCCCGCCCAGTATGAAAAAGACATGAGCGACCAGCTCCTGCGCGAAAAAATCTTTACCCTGATTACCGCGCCGGTCTGGGTGGACCCGGATGAAGCGCAAAACCGTTACAATTTCCTGCGGGAACGGCGCGTGGTGGACTATTTTTTCATTCCGGCCAAAAAATTCGCCGACGAGGTCAAGGTGACGGATCAGGACGTCACGGCCTATTATGACGCCCACAAGCAGGATTTCGCCATTCCGCCCAAGGTGGACGTGGCGTACGTGAGCGTGTCGCCCGAAACCCTGGTCAGGCCGGAAAGCGTCAGCGAGGCGGATGCGCAAAAGTGGTACGAGGCCAACAAGAGCCGCTTTGAAGAACAGGCGCAGGTCAAGGCCGCGCATATTCTGGTGCCTCTGGCTGAAAACGCTCCGGCCGACGCGGAGAAAAAGGCCCGCGAGGACGTGGCGAAGATTCAGGCCGAACTCAAGAGCGGCAAGGATTTCGCGGCCGTGGCCGACGCTCATAACGGCCCCAATGCGGCCGGTCCCGGCGGCGAGCTGGGCTGGATCGCGCGCGGCAAGACCGTGAAGCCCTTTGAAGACGCGGCCTTCGCACTGGAGGCCGGACAGGTTTCCGGGCCGGTGCGCAGCCCCTTCGGCCTGCATATCATCAAGGTGGAGGCGAAAAAGCCCGGCGGCCTCAAACCCTTCAAGGACGCGCTTCAGGAGGCGCGCCAGGGCCTGGCGCAGGAGCAGGGCGCGGACAGGCTGCATGACGTGCTGGACAGCCTGATTGAAGACAACATTCTGGGCAAGCCCCTGGCCGAAAGCGCGGCCCGCTTCGGCCTGAAGGCCGAACAGAGCGGGCTGCTCAGCCAGAGCGAACTGGAGCGGACGCTGGGCGTGACTTCCGGCGGGGCCGCCACCCTCATTGCCACGGCTCCGGGCGCGCCCGTGGATACGGCCCTGGAGGCCGGGGACAAATATCTGGTGGCCAGGGTGATCAAATCCGAACCCGCCTCCACCCGGCCGCTCAGCGCGGTGAAGGAGGCCATTGTGGCCAAACTGACCGCCGAAAAAGCCCTCAAGGCCGCCATGGAAAGCGCCGCGGCCCGCCGTAAGGAATTGAAGGGCGGTCCTCTGCCCGAAGCGCTGAAAGCGGGTCTGGACATTAAGACCGCTCCGGCCATGGAGCGTGGCGGCAATCTGGCGGATTTCGCGCCCGACGCGGCCCTGTCCGAGGCCGTCTTCGCCGCCCGTCCCGGGACCTGGCTGCCCGCGGCCTATGCCGTGGACGGCAAAAGCGAGGGACCGGGCGCGCTGCTCTGCCGCGTGGCCGCCGTGCAGCCGCCTGATCCGCAGGAATGGAACACCGTGCGCGATCTGATGGCCAACGGCGTTTCCCGCGAACGGGTGGACGGCCTGTATCAGCTTTTCATGCAGAACCTGGCTTCCAAGGCCAAGGTGGAAGTGCTGAATACGAACATTGTGGACCGCGTGAATATGTAG
- the glmS gene encoding glutamine--fructose-6-phosphate transaminase (isomerizing), with product MCGIIGYAGHRPAVPVVVEGLRRLEYRGYDSAGVAFVRQGGLRVVRAKGKLAALEEKLAQEPVSTATCAMGHTRWATHGVPAERNAHPHLSNDGSLALVHNGIIENYQEIKAELTARGYVFHSETDTEVLVNLIAERRKSEPDLLHAFAAALREAHGAYAVCLMDRAEPETIYAARMSAPLIFGQGTGENFVASDIPAFLPYTRQVVFLEDGEVVRATATRYEILRLSDLSPVEHEVQTIQWDMQAAQKGGYRHFMLKEIFEQPRVITDGLTGRITATRDAALLPELDALPVPRRLHIVACGTSYHSGLWGRHLLEHWAGVPVQVEIASEFRYRDSLLLDKEDMVLVISQSGETADTLAALRIARERGVAVLGLCNVVGSSIAREASAVIYTQAGPEISVASTKAMCSQMLTLALMALYWGGRRDILPEARRRELIGLLESLPALLDAHLPAMHDKARELSRKYAQARNFFYLGRGHCYPLALEGALKLKELSYIHAEGYAAGEMKHGPIALIDPAFPTFALALDDALFPKVKSNIVEVQARQGKVIALTNPGLDLAVDDPWIIPALPAPLAGFVALPALQLFSYETADYLGKDVDQPRNLAKSVTVE from the coding sequence ATGTGCGGGATTATCGGTTATGCGGGCCATCGGCCCGCCGTGCCCGTGGTGGTGGAGGGTTTGCGCCGTCTGGAATACCGGGGCTATGATTCCGCCGGTGTGGCCTTTGTGCGCCAGGGCGGCCTGCGCGTGGTGCGTGCCAAGGGCAAACTGGCGGCCCTGGAGGAAAAGCTGGCTCAGGAGCCGGTCTCCACGGCCACCTGCGCCATGGGCCACACCCGCTGGGCCACGCACGGCGTGCCCGCGGAGCGCAACGCCCATCCCCATCTGAGCAACGACGGTTCCCTGGCTCTGGTGCATAACGGCATCATTGAGAATTACCAGGAAATCAAGGCCGAACTCACGGCCAGGGGCTATGTCTTCCATTCCGAGACCGACACCGAGGTGCTGGTCAACCTCATCGCCGAGCGCCGCAAGAGCGAGCCGGATCTGCTGCACGCCTTCGCGGCGGCCCTGCGCGAGGCCCACGGGGCCTACGCGGTCTGCCTCATGGACCGCGCCGAGCCGGAAACCATCTATGCCGCGCGCATGTCCGCGCCGCTGATTTTCGGTCAGGGCACGGGCGAGAACTTCGTGGCCTCGGACATCCCGGCCTTTCTGCCCTATACCCGGCAGGTGGTCTTTCTGGAGGACGGCGAAGTGGTGCGGGCCACGGCCACGCGCTATGAAATCCTGCGTCTGTCGGATCTGTCTCCGGTGGAGCACGAGGTGCAGACCATCCAGTGGGACATGCAGGCCGCGCAAAAGGGCGGCTATCGCCATTTCATGCTCAAGGAGATTTTCGAGCAGCCGCGCGTGATCACCGACGGCCTGACCGGCCGGATCACCGCCACGCGCGACGCGGCCCTGCTGCCGGAACTGGACGCCCTGCCCGTGCCGCGCCGCCTGCATATCGTGGCTTGCGGCACTTCCTATCATTCCGGGCTCTGGGGTAGGCATCTGCTGGAGCACTGGGCCGGGGTGCCGGTGCAGGTGGAGATCGCCTCGGAGTTCCGCTACCGCGACAGTCTGCTTCTGGATAAGGAGGATATGGTCCTGGTCATCAGCCAGAGCGGCGAAACCGCCGATACCCTGGCGGCCCTGCGTATCGCCCGCGAGCGCGGCGTGGCTGTGCTGGGCCTCTGCAACGTGGTGGGTTCGTCCATCGCGCGCGAGGCCTCGGCCGTGATCTACACCCAGGCCGGGCCGGAAATCAGCGTGGCCTCCACCAAGGCCATGTGCAGCCAGATGCTCACACTGGCCCTCATGGCTCTGTACTGGGGCGGCCGCCGGGACATTCTGCCCGAGGCGCGGCGGCGTGAGCTCATCGGCCTGCTGGAATCCCTGCCCGCCCTGCTTGACGCCCATTTGCCGGCCATGCACGACAAGGCCCGCGAACTTTCGCGCAAGTACGCCCAGGCCCGCAATTTCTTTTATCTCGGGCGCGGGCACTGTTACCCCCTGGCCCTGGAAGGGGCGCTCAAGCTCAAGGAGCTGTCCTACATCCACGCCGAGGGCTATGCCGCGGGCGAAATGAAGCACGGTCCCATCGCCCTCATTGATCCGGCCTTTCCCACCTTCGCCCTTGCTCTGGACGACGCGCTGTTCCCCAAGGTCAAGTCCAATATCGTGGAAGTGCAGGCCCGCCAGGGCAAGGTCATCGCCCTGACCAATCCGGGCCTGGATCTGGCGGTGGACGATCCCTGGATTATCCCGGCCCTGCCCGCGCCTCTGGCCGGTTTTGTGGCTCTGCCCGCGCTCCAGCTTTTCAGCTATGAAACCGCGGACTATCTGGGCAAGGATGTGGACCAGCCGCGCAATCTGGCGAAAAGCGTCACTGTGGAATAA
- a CDS encoding ATP-binding response regulator, producing the protein MAYLLSGTARPQVLAVVFLLCAICLGWGGGSRAQTMLPAAPGAPSTPLLPYLDYLLDETGTLDVEEAAAPAKAGDYRPLALKDLPRESGVMWLRFTLAPLPEGTRPATLLLDMGESVPGMPLLYEPVANSLSGALEWRESAPAQRNVLLLPEAGKEAQTCYIRLDGLPGLWFAPMLRTPQNAAGNWGSLSRTAAILALGVVMLLCLLRSLSEKGQWRVWTALYVAVALGQGIMGMPASGSGHIGLGESGAVLAPGVALMLLPHVGRHLMRTRERSRALDIQLLLLSLPGAPLALLPLVPDFAWLTRYLDLWPLGTLLFVPTALGAWIMGLGGAKRFLLGCLLPPLFVAGGILGLDSSFGANLLASAPLWGTALSALIIAATRAPHDMAAEHPDADTAARNVQAEPDGTITLDQPLDDPNLRLVPPAPAAPAPPSGPDGSEDADTSAPSSLSERVAPGLLEDALRPPLDRLMREGAALGHCSLPPAVRQYAESMLGAARELSDIISNPRQSGRKRSATETAAPFNLQHLMREAHDAVAPAAENAGIGLAWYMPPHLSHLYEGEAGALKETLCLLLESAVRATRHGAVHFSVRRVPESANAGHLLFTVTDTGSGMPPQDRSSLALTRAWELAGAHKGFLGVECSPHGATIAFTLHLKCLERDENEIAPAERRQPLVLIAAESALDRQTLARMLESLPCRSSEARSLAEALQLHKGEAALLLVAQGRLASPMAGDMLRQFRTLADDADLPLFKALAITEDDKQWDQLADAGFTHALLEPVDSEALCQTVQEILEAAAAAEDTPDNADAAVAAPDSATTTGQDAAAANAAGSPVAAEAAKPAANAAGRPPLPDLFGSEDSHGGSPLKIPDLTALPDLLSFAESLRDPLVGAGEDKKTRKPEGGLFSGLPESDGPLPDMDLPPADAGLTPVSRPGAPKDPAPKPGDIPADLFVNPYAPNDLIMAAAPVATPDTDEDAPVSGAAMQAEFSAAAGLEGPVWGAESQTEAAEIAPESAATTEEKQPEKPEESHAAAESADRAAAVRYKAETASEPTEKADPAESPAPAEENPEVADTPKSAVETDASAPVTTPETVEETTPVVDETPAPESAPAQAATPEAPQNPTETETEAPRKPAFQPVTFAARPGATIVPIRSKTAPKPVPASEVKPTATVSVSAAYTSPSLNAPGEWVGEPMPIGSPAPSRPQEQDKETAPRPENPSRQNISQNTVQGTVRRGPRITFRPAPAPAKTAGRPDSAEDTRKSVYTSPGLRAPGEWVGEPMPVPKKTAPAAPQPAPAVQPTTSSPAAFRVTEEAQKPLAAQPAPVAAPVPTPSADNDAPASESGLGGSIMDFIAGAEPVKKDTPPLATLIAEVSGPAPTPAPTPLTSPAEESRQPVHPAPAKTAQEVSPDIRPPDEPAPVAPTSAPTSAAVPQPSQPGPDKTILQLVDRLDAAMEDAQQAFLSRRGPLVGEAAGRIAAESDAFGFRVLARMARCVERAAKANDMNALKDLLPELAVAVERNRIALTPRK; encoded by the coding sequence CATACCTTCTTTCCGGCACGGCCCGTCCGCAGGTTCTGGCCGTTGTTTTTCTGTTGTGCGCGATCTGCCTCGGCTGGGGCGGGGGTTCACGGGCTCAGACCATGCTGCCCGCCGCGCCGGGCGCGCCCAGCACCCCTCTTTTGCCCTACCTCGACTATCTGCTGGATGAAACCGGCACCCTGGACGTGGAGGAGGCCGCGGCTCCGGCCAAAGCCGGGGACTACCGTCCCCTGGCGCTCAAGGATCTGCCGCGCGAAAGCGGGGTCATGTGGCTGCGCTTCACGCTGGCCCCTCTGCCCGAGGGAACCAGGCCCGCCACCCTGCTGCTGGACATGGGCGAAAGCGTGCCCGGCATGCCCCTGCTCTACGAACCGGTCGCCAACAGCCTGAGCGGCGCGTTGGAGTGGCGCGAATCCGCTCCAGCCCAGCGCAATGTGCTTCTGCTGCCCGAAGCGGGCAAAGAGGCCCAGACCTGCTATATCCGCCTGGACGGCCTGCCCGGCCTGTGGTTCGCACCCATGCTGCGCACGCCGCAGAACGCCGCCGGCAACTGGGGCAGCCTGTCGCGCACGGCGGCCATCCTGGCCTTGGGCGTGGTCATGCTGCTCTGCCTTTTGCGCAGCCTGTCCGAAAAAGGCCAATGGCGCGTCTGGACGGCCCTGTACGTGGCCGTGGCTCTGGGCCAGGGGATCATGGGCATGCCCGCCTCCGGTTCCGGCCATATCGGACTGGGCGAATCCGGGGCCGTGCTGGCGCCGGGGGTGGCCCTGATGCTGTTGCCCCATGTGGGCCGCCACCTGATGCGCACGCGGGAGCGCTCCCGCGCCCTGGACATCCAGCTGTTGCTGCTCTCCCTGCCCGGCGCGCCTCTGGCCCTGTTGCCTCTTGTGCCGGACTTCGCCTGGCTGACCCGCTATCTTGATCTTTGGCCTCTGGGAACCCTGCTTTTCGTGCCCACCGCGCTGGGAGCCTGGATCATGGGTTTGGGCGGGGCCAAACGCTTTCTGCTGGGCTGCCTGCTGCCGCCGCTCTTTGTGGCCGGCGGCATCCTGGGCCTGGACAGCAGCTTTGGCGCCAATCTGCTGGCTTCGGCCCCGCTCTGGGGCACGGCGCTCAGCGCCTTGATCATCGCCGCCACCAGAGCGCCGCACGACATGGCGGCGGAACACCCTGACGCGGACACAGCGGCCAGAAACGTGCAGGCCGAACCCGACGGCACCATCACTCTGGACCAGCCGCTGGACGACCCCAATCTGCGCCTGGTGCCCCCGGCTCCGGCCGCGCCTGCCCCGCCGTCCGGGCCGGACGGCTCCGAAGATGCGGACACGAGCGCGCCGTCCTCGCTTTCGGAGCGTGTCGCACCCGGCCTGCTGGAAGACGCCCTGCGTCCGCCCCTGGACCGCCTGATGCGCGAAGGCGCGGCCCTGGGACATTGCTCCCTGCCCCCGGCGGTGCGCCAGTATGCGGAAAGCATGCTGGGCGCGGCCCGTGAACTGTCTGATATCATCAGCAATCCCCGGCAATCGGGCCGGAAACGCTCCGCGACGGAAACCGCCGCGCCCTTCAATCTCCAGCATCTGATGCGCGAAGCCCATGACGCTGTGGCCCCGGCGGCGGAAAACGCCGGCATCGGTCTGGCCTGGTACATGCCGCCCCATCTGAGCCATCTGTACGAGGGCGAGGCCGGAGCCCTGAAAGAAACCCTCTGTCTGCTGCTGGAAAGCGCGGTGCGCGCCACCCGGCACGGGGCCGTGCATTTTTCGGTGCGCCGCGTGCCGGAAAGCGCCAATGCCGGGCATCTGCTTTTTACGGTCACGGATACCGGCTCGGGCATGCCGCCGCAGGACCGCTCCAGTCTGGCCCTGACCCGCGCCTGGGAGCTGGCCGGCGCGCACAAAGGCTTTCTGGGCGTGGAATGCAGCCCGCACGGAGCCACCATCGCCTTTACCCTGCATCTCAAATGCCTGGAGCGTGACGAGAACGAAATCGCGCCCGCGGAACGCAGACAGCCCTTGGTGCTGATCGCGGCGGAAAGCGCTCTGGACCGCCAGACCCTGGCCCGGATGCTGGAAAGCCTGCCCTGCCGCAGCTCCGAAGCGCGCAGCCTGGCCGAGGCCCTGCAACTGCACAAGGGCGAAGCGGCCCTTTTGCTGGTGGCGCAGGGCAGACTGGCCTCGCCCATGGCGGGCGACATGCTGCGCCAGTTCCGCACATTGGCCGACGACGCGGACTTGCCCCTGTTCAAAGCCCTGGCCATTACGGAAGACGACAAGCAATGGGATCAGCTGGCTGACGCCGGCTTTACCCACGCGCTGCTGGAACCTGTGGACAGCGAGGCCCTCTGCCAGACGGTGCAGGAAATTCTGGAAGCCGCGGCAGCGGCGGAAGATACGCCCGACAACGCAGATGCGGCTGTGGCGGCCCCTGACTCGGCCACGACCACCGGACAGGATGCCGCGGCCGCGAACGCCGCTGGCAGCCCCGTTGCCGCTGAGGCCGCCAAACCGGCCGCGAACGCCGCCGGCCGACCGCCTTTGCCGGATCTGTTCGGCAGCGAGGACAGTCACGGCGGTTCACCCTTGAAAATCCCGGATCTCACAGCCCTGCCCGACCTGCTGAGCTTTGCGGAATCCCTGCGTGATCCCTTGGTCGGCGCGGGAGAGGACAAGAAAACCCGCAAGCCTGAAGGCGGGCTGTTCAGCGGCCTGCCGGAAAGCGACGGTCCTCTGCCGGATATGGACCTGCCCCCGGCGGACGCCGGTCTGACCCCGGTCAGCCGTCCGGGCGCGCCCAAAGACCCCGCGCCCAAGCCGGGAGACATCCCGGCGGACCTCTTCGTCAATCCTTACGCGCCCAATGACCTGATCATGGCCGCCGCGCCCGTGGCCACACCTGATACAGACGAGGACGCGCCCGTAAGCGGTGCCGCCATGCAGGCGGAATTTTCCGCCGCCGCCGGACTGGAAGGTCCGGTCTGGGGCGCGGAAAGCCAGACGGAGGCGGCGGAAATTGCGCCGGAGTCCGCCGCGACGACGGAAGAAAAGCAGCCCGAAAAACCCGAAGAAAGCCATGCGGCCGCTGAAAGCGCGGACAGGGCGGCCGCCGTGCGGTACAAGGCCGAAACCGCGTCGGAACCCACGGAAAAAGCGGATCCGGCCGAGAGTCCTGCGCCCGCTGAAGAAAACCCGGAGGTTGCGGACACGCCGAAATCCGCCGTTGAGACGGACGCTTCCGCTCCCGTCACCACGCCCGAAACGGTTGAGGAAACAACACCCGTTGTGGACGAAACGCCCGCGCCGGAATCCGCTCCCGCGCAGGCGGCTACGCCGGAAGCGCCGCAAAATCCCACGGAGACGGAAACTGAAGCGCCCCGTAAACCGGCCTTCCAGCCCGTCACCTTTGCCGCGCGGCCAGGCGCGACCATTGTTCCCATCCGGAGTAAAACCGCGCCCAAGCCCGTGCCCGCTTCCGAAGTCAAACCGACCGCAACGGTCAGCGTCAGCGCCGCCTATACCAGCCCCAGCCTGAACGCGCCCGGTGAATGGGTGGGCGAACCCATGCCCATCGGCAGCCCCGCGCCTTCCCGTCCGCAGGAGCAAGACAAGGAAACCGCCCCCCGGCCGGAAAACCCGTCCCGGCAGAACATCTCTCAAAACACGGTACAGGGCACAGTGCGGCGCGGACCGCGCATCACGTTCAGGCCCGCCCCGGCTCCGGCCAAGACCGCCGGCCGTCCGGACAGCGCGGAGGACACGCGAAAAAGCGTCTACACCAGCCCCGGCCTGCGCGCGCCCGGCGAGTGGGTGGGCGAACCCATGCCCGTTCCCAAAAAGACGGCTCCCGCCGCCCCGCAACCCGCACCCGCTGTTCAGCCGACGACGTCTTCCCCCGCCGCCTTCCGTGTGACGGAGGAAGCGCAAAAGCCCTTGGCCGCGCAGCCCGCGCCGGTTGCCGCGCCCGTGCCCACGCCGTCCGCGGACAATGACGCTCCGGCGAGTGAAAGCGGCCTGGGCGGCTCCATTATGGACTTTATCGCCGGCGCCGAACCCGTAAAAAAGGACACGCCGCCCCTGGCGACGCTTATCGCGGAAGTTTCCGGTCCCGCGCCTACCCCCGCGCCGACGCCTCTGACGAGCCCGGCGGAAGAATCCCGCCAGCCGGTCCACCCCGCACCGGCCAAAACGGCGCAGGAGGTGTCGCCGGATATCCGCCCGCCGGACGAACCCGCGCCGGTCGCCCCCACATCCGCGCCGACGTCCGCAGCCGTGCCGCAGCCTTCGCAACCGGGTCCGGACAAGACCATCCTGCAACTGGTGGACCGTCTGGACGCGGCCATGGAGGACGCCCAACAGGCCTTCCTGAGCCGTCGCGGTCCGTTGGTGGGCGAGGCCGCCGGGCGCATTGCGGCGGAATCGGACGCTTTCGGCTTCCGGGTGCTGGCCCGCATGGCCCGTTGCGTGGAGCGGGCGGCCAAAGCCAACGACATGAACGCGCTCAAGGATCTGTTGCCCGAACTGGCCGTAGCGGTGGAACGCAACCGCATTGCGCTGACTCCGCGCAAGTAA
- a CDS encoding phospholipase D-like domain-containing protein, whose protein sequence is MLLLETLGLLAAHILSWVAVCHALLTKRDPRSALGWTATSLLLPVLGPLLYVLFGISRAQSRAEKIMRQRAAQEPEYAHPACPAEPPEQVPENIVRMAHLGRNLTDQHLCGGNTLSPLRNGDEAYPAMLEAIAAARNHVFLATYIFNAGHTGTAFTEALAAAAARGVDVRVLVDGIGTLYSWRKPWKKLAARGIKVALFLPPKLFPPNLSINLRNHRKVLVCDDIGFTGGMNISDDNIQSGRKSCVQDVHFRCLGPIVNQLRRAFLLNWGFCTGEYTPLPPGSGQIRGESHCRIVMDGPGNDADMLNDLFCGAVNTARRSVRIMTPYFLPTHDLMGSLRSAGQRGVDVRVVLPAKNNLPYVHWATFRLLPTLLNAGVRVWYQPPPFAHTKLLAVDGYYSQIGSANLDARSLRLNFELNMEVFDPAFHGLLAGHIDDAISRSREITLADLERQSLPVKLRNAACWIFSPYL, encoded by the coding sequence ATGCTCTTGCTGGAAACGCTGGGCCTGCTGGCGGCCCACATCCTTTCCTGGGTGGCGGTCTGTCATGCCCTGCTGACCAAGCGCGATCCGCGCTCGGCCTTGGGCTGGACCGCCACGTCCCTGTTGCTGCCCGTGCTGGGGCCGCTGCTCTACGTGCTCTTCGGCATCAGCCGGGCTCAGAGCCGGGCCGAAAAAATCATGCGGCAGCGGGCCGCCCAGGAGCCGGAATACGCTCATCCGGCCTGCCCCGCGGAACCGCCCGAACAGGTGCCGGAAAATATCGTCCGCATGGCGCATCTGGGCCGCAACCTGACGGATCAGCACCTCTGCGGCGGCAACACGCTCAGCCCCCTGCGCAACGGCGACGAGGCCTACCCGGCCATGCTGGAAGCCATTGCGGCGGCGCGCAACCATGTTTTTCTGGCCACCTACATCTTTAACGCCGGACATACAGGCACGGCCTTTACCGAAGCCCTGGCCGCCGCCGCCGCGCGCGGCGTGGACGTCCGCGTGCTGGTGGACGGCATCGGCACGCTCTATTCCTGGCGCAAACCCTGGAAAAAACTCGCGGCCCGGGGCATCAAGGTGGCGCTGTTCCTGCCGCCCAAGCTTTTCCCGCCCAATCTGAGCATCAATCTGCGCAACCACCGCAAAGTCCTGGTCTGTGACGACATCGGCTTTACCGGCGGCATGAACATTTCCGACGACAATATCCAAAGCGGCCGGAAAAGTTGCGTGCAGGACGTGCACTTCCGCTGTCTGGGGCCCATCGTCAACCAGTTGCGGCGCGCCTTTCTGCTCAACTGGGGCTTTTGCACCGGCGAATACACGCCGCTGCCGCCGGGTTCCGGCCAGATCAGAGGCGAAAGCCACTGCCGCATCGTCATGGACGGCCCCGGCAACGATGCGGACATGCTCAATGACCTCTTCTGCGGGGCTGTCAACACGGCCCGGCGTAGCGTGCGGATCATGACCCCGTATTTTCTGCCCACGCACGACCTCATGGGCAGTCTGCGCTCGGCGGGCCAACGCGGCGTGGACGTGCGCGTGGTGCTTCCGGCCAAAAACAATCTGCCCTATGTGCACTGGGCCACCTTCCGCCTGCTGCCGACCCTGCTCAACGCCGGCGTGCGGGTCTGGTATCAGCCACCGCCCTTCGCTCACACCAAACTGCTCGCCGTGGACGGCTATTACAGCCAGATCGGCTCGGCCAATCTGGACGCACGCAGCCTGCGCCTGAACTTCGAACTGAATATGGAAGTTTTTGATCCGGCTTTCCACGGCCTGCTGGCCGGGCATATCGACGACGCCATCAGCCGCAGCCGCGAAATCACCCTTGCGGACCTGGAACGCCAATCCCTGCCGGTCAAGTTGCGCAACGCGGCCTGCTGGATCTTTTCGCCCTATCTGTAG
- a CDS encoding universal stress protein yields MYKKILLPVSGKSHGQRAQKALKHAMGLCSGEIILLHVTEPLPQIVGGEAHAELKREEAAKGLTLLCPPIETLEKAGISFHTRVEEGTPAETIVRVAHEESADLIVMFTDGRDGLSDMLIGSITERVLRNTDVTLLAVRH; encoded by the coding sequence ATGTACAAAAAAATTCTTCTGCCGGTGAGCGGCAAAAGCCACGGCCAACGCGCCCAAAAAGCGCTCAAACACGCTATGGGCCTTTGTTCCGGCGAGATCATCCTGCTGCACGTTACCGAACCGCTGCCGCAGATCGTGGGCGGCGAAGCCCATGCCGAGCTCAAGCGCGAGGAAGCCGCCAAAGGTCTGACCCTGCTCTGCCCGCCCATCGAAACGCTGGAAAAGGCCGGGATCAGCTTCCACACCCGCGTGGAAGAAGGCACCCCGGCTGAAACCATCGTGCGCGTGGCCCATGAGGAAAGCGCGGACCTGATCGTCATGTTCACCGACGGCCGCGACGGCCTGAGCGACATGCTGATCGGTTCCATTACCGAACGCGTGCTGCGCAATACGGATGTCACCCTCCTGGCCGTGCGTCACTAG